GACCCCGGCGACGCCTGACCGGACGCGAGGGGGTGCCTCCCGGCGGGAGGCACCCCCTCGCTGCGTCCAGGGCGAAGGCGGTCACGGCGCGTCGGAGGGCGTCCCGGTTCCTCCAGCGGAGGTCCTGGTGTGTCCCGACGCGCCGTCTCGGCGCGGTGCGGCGCGATCTCGGTGCGGTGCGAGGCAGTCACGGCGCGCCCAGACGGGGTCTCGAGCGGCGTCCCGCGGTGCTCCTGCGCCCGGTGCGGCGACGTCGGTACGCGACCCCCACCGGAGTTGCGTGCACCGTGGCGCTCGGCACGGTCGGCGGGTGCCGGTGCGCGGATGATCCATACTGGCCGGGTGCTGGTGGCGTGCATCGAGGGCGACGGGATCGGCCCGGAACTGGTGAGCAGCGCGCGGGAGGTCCTCACCGCGGCCGCGGCCGCCGACGGCATCACCATCGAGTTCGCCGCCGAGCCCGGCGGCGCGCGGACCTTCACCGAGACCGGCGCACCGCTGGCCGAGGGCGCCCTGGAGCGCTTCCGGACCACCTACGACGCCGTGCTCAAGGGACCGGTCGGGCTGCCCGAGGTGCGGCACCCGGACGGCACCGAGGCGGGCGTGCTCGGCGGTGTGCTGCGCACCGGCCTGGACACCTACGCCAACGTGCGGCCGGTCCGCTCGCTGCCCGGCGTGCGGGAGACCGGCTCCCCGGTCGACTACGTCATCGTCCGCGAGAACACCGAGGGCCTGTACCTCTCGCGCGGCAGCGGGGTGCGCAACGCCCACGCGGCCAGCGACCAGCTGCTGATGACCCGCGTCGGCGTCGAGCGGATCGTCCGGTACGCCTTCGAGCTGGCCCGCGGGCGCACGGGCGCGCCGAAGGACGGCGTGCGGCGGGTGACCTGCGTGGACAAGAGCAACGTG
This region of Saccharopolyspora hordei genomic DNA includes:
- a CDS encoding isocitrate/isopropylmalate dehydrogenase family protein, whose product is MIHTGRVLVACIEGDGIGPELVSSAREVLTAAAAADGITIEFAAEPGGARTFTETGAPLAEGALERFRTTYDAVLKGPVGLPEVRHPDGTEAGVLGGVLRTGLDTYANVRPVRSLPGVRETGSPVDYVIVRENTEGLYLSRGSGVRNAHAASDQLLMTRVGVERIVRYAFELARGRTGAPKDGVRRVTCVDKSNVLRSFAFFRAIFDEVAAEYPDVEADHRYTDAAAHDLVADPGHFDVLVTENFVGDMLSDLGAATVGGLGTCPSGNIGDTAAYFEPVHGSAPSLAGTGRANPTSQIRSAVMLLEHVGATATARRIDAAVAAAYADGAVRLRADGTPECGTDGVTRAVIDRL